The DNA segment GTGCCTTGCCCTGTCATGTCTCATCTTACAGCACTCTTTACTTGGCCACCTCTTCTTACTCATCTTACAGATATCAGCTGAGAAGTCATTCCTTCCAAGGCTTACTATTCCTCAAGCACTCCAGATAAGATGCCCCTTTTTTTTCTGCTCATGCAGCAGTCTAGGATAACCTTGATTATAGCAATTATTAGAGTGAATTATAATTGTCCTTGTACTTATTGGTATCTCTCATTAGAGTGCCAAGTATTTTGTCTTTGAACCCCCATCAGCATTACCACTTCCATAGCTAgctcaatgcctggcacatagttggtgctcaataaatgtttgtcgaatgaataaaaacaaaggttacACTTGATATTTCTGTACACATCACATATACTGTTATGGACTACCCAGGACTCAACATCCCCACTATTAGGAGGGGACCTCAAATATAATTGTTCGGGGTTGAATGACAtgaatttctttataaaacttCCTGTTTAAACAGGAAGATGAAGAAGTtcaatttgaagaagaaaaagaaatacagtgggCTTGAGGAGTAGGGAGTAGACAGGAGGTTCTGAGTAGGGGAATAAGAGGACTGAACAcatcctgcatttttttttttgagacattctgtcacccaggctggaatacactggcacaatcacggctcactgcagccttgacctcctgggctcaagtaatctgcccacctcagcctactaagtagctggggccacaggtgtgcaccactatgtctggattattttattttatttttgtagagatagggtctcactgtcttgTCCTCACTGTCTAACTCCTGGGCaattaagtgatcctcctgcctcagcctcccaaagttttgggattacagatgtgagccaccttgccagcCAGAATTTGCAAGAAAATAAGAGTAACCGAATATGTTAACATAAGCAAACAAAGTTGGTGGTGGGGCGGGAGGGCaagggtggggaggtggagggtcCCTGCATGGGAAAGGGGAAAGTAAATTTCATGGAGGAGGGATAAGCATTTAGAATTACCTGCTTGTCTTTATGTTTTAGGCCTGTCATCGTAGCTCTATTCCCATCATAAAGGGAAAGGAAGTATGAAGGACCAAAATAAATGTCATAACATCTATTGAATTCAGTCTAGAAAGACCAGAATCCTTATAGCAGGTCAGGGTGGCCCTCTTACTGAAGGTAATCCCTATAGACATGAATTTCCATAACACAGGTAGGCATGCTCATGCATAGGATGGCATGTTTTTGCAAGTTCATCTGTACGCAGCATGCCACTAACAGGACTGTCAAGAGTACTAATCACAGGCTGAGGCTTGGAAACAGCAGGGCCAGAGGACACAGGTCTCCCCTTTGGTAACAGAACTCAAAGCTTTTGGGTACCCAGCATGGGCCTGGCATGCAGGGGTGACAGCCTTTTAATGGAGTTCCACCAAAGGGACTAAGGTCTTTGTCATGTCAGAACAGCAAGTCTCCTGGGGACTGTCCAGGGTCCTGGGCCATCTCTGCTTTAGGGTCTGTAGGCTCTCTGGGCCCTATATCTGGGGTGGGCCATgacccttctgtttttttttgttttttgttttttggtttttttttttttttgagacggagtctcgctctgttgcccaggctggagtgcagtggcgcaatctcggctcactgcaagctccacctcccgggttcacgccattctcctgcctcagcctcccgagtagctgggactacaggcacctgccaccacgcccggctaattttttgtattttcagtagagacggggtttcatcgtgttacccaggacagtctcgatctcctgacctcgtgatccgcccatctcggcctcccaaagtgctgggattacaggcgtgagccaccgcgcccagccgacccTTCTGTGTTTAATAATTTTAGTTCAGCTACCTGTCTCTACCTGGGCTTTATATGAATCTCCCCACTTTTTGTCTGCATCCACCCTTGTATTCCTTGGCCCACTTGCCTGCTCCTTTTCCAGGCAGGTGGTATAGCCATTTCCAAAAGGGGAAGCTATCTGCTGAATGTTCAGGTTCCCAGATCTTTTGGATTAGAGGATGCCCATGGGCCTGTCACAGGCCTCTGAAAGGCCACATGGGCTCACCTGTCTGGATGGCATTCAGGGCTGCATCCTTCTCCCACTGGAAAAGATTGTTCACTTGAGCACCAAACTCCTCTCTATGCATTGCCTTAGCCACTTCCACCAGCTCTGTCTGCCTAGCAGGGAACACTGGGCGGGCTGTGTTACCTAGGATGGGAGAGGATGAGTAACCAGGGGGAAGTGAGAAGGCCCTAAAACTAAGAGAAGGGGCCATGTCCAAGAGTAACCCAGTCTCCTCCTCCTGGGGCAAGTCAAGGACAGTGAATAGTAGTGAGAACAGGACAGGGGAGAGGACAGGTACAATTACAGCtaactcctttcttcttcttcttcttgcctaGTTGGTGTCCAGGTTGGGCTGTGTGAGCAGTGCTGTCACTGGCATCTACTCCCTTTTCAACCTCTCCTgcttcttcctcctgcttttcGGTTGTGTCCACTTGGACCTGGGATGAAGGGCCTGAAAGACAGTGTTCTGGAAGGCTCTCAGATTCAGAGAGATGGGTAGACCTCCTTGTCCATGGGACCTCATTGGAAGAAGACTCAGAGGAGAGGTCTTCCTTCAGAGTATCAGaagaagacagacagacataGTCTCGTGATTGGGGAGGAAGAGTAAGGTGTTTCTCTGGCACCACTGAGATGGGACTATCCAATGAAGCCTCATAGGTAGGGGTCTCTGAAGGAGTCTCAGAGATGGAAGGCTCCTGATGGGTTTCAGGGGAATGGGCCTCTAAGGGGATCTGGGAAGGGGATGGCACCAAAGGGGATTCAGAGGTATGGGGCTCTAACGGGGTCTCAGAGGTGGAAGGCTTCAAGAAGCTTTCAGAGATATGGTTCTCCTGTAAGTCCTCAGCAGAGGGGTCCTTTGAAGGGGGGTGCTTCTCTGCATCCATGGTGATATGAGGCTCTTCTATGATCTCATGTGCTTCCATCTAGTGGTAGAACAGGGTACAGGCTTCATTAGGTTGGAAATAGAGGGCCGGCAAGTCAGGGCAGAGCCCAGGGTTCGCAGTGCATTATGGAATTTGGATAAGGATATCAGTGCAGCTGAGATATAAGAGGGAAACAACATGAACTCTGGGTCCTAGAGTGTGATGCCAAAAGGTTCACCCATGTGTCCAGACCTCATATGGCATGCTGCTGTGGCTTGTTagggagctggaacttaaagATTGAAAGACTGAAGTAGTTCGAATCCCATCAGTAGATGGTAGCAGAGAACCATGTCCCAGGAGGGAGTCTGAACAACACCACTTGGGCAGTCCAAGAGCAGGGTCCTTGGCATATCTTAAAACCCTGGAGGTCAGACCATGGAGTTCTAGAGACTGGCAATACCAAGCCAAAGTTGGGGTTGGCTCCTGAGAGTGCAGGGGAATGCTGTCACATAAGGCAAGACACTGCACGCAGCCTGGTTTTGTCTAGGCACCACACACATCCTCCTCCCTTAATGATGTCATTCATGTTCAAAGCTTTAACTACTTCCAGTTGTGTACCAATGACTCCTAAATTCACATTTCTAGCTCAGACCTTTTTCAACCTCTGTACTTCACACTCATACCCACCTGCCTGCtggccttctcttctcttctctttttgtgatggagtctcgctctgttgcccagactggagtgcagtggcgcaatctcggttcactgcaacctccgcctcccgggttcaagtgattctcctgcctcagcctcccaagtagctggaattacaggcgtgtgccaccatgcccggctaagttttatatttttagtagagacggggtttcaccatgttggtcaggctggtcttgaactcctgacctcaggtgatctgccctgcttggcctcccaaagtgctgagattacaggagtgagccaccgtgcttggcccctGCTGGTCATTTCTAACTGAGTGTTTCCACAGACAGCAAAACTGAACTTTGGGAATTATCCtagtcttttccttttcccttagaCTCCATCTTCAAATAGGCACCAATAACTCTATTTCCTATCTTCTAAATATTCCCCAAATgcattctctcctctcccttccaatTTTATTCAAGTTCTCATCATCTTCAGCCTTTGTGTAATAACTTTGCCCCTCTACTTCCATCCACAGCATTTTAATCCATTCACCCATTCTTTCATGGATTTATGTAACTTATACTTTTACAATGAGCCTAATCTGATGCTTTTACTGACCCGCTGTGCTAAGCTCTAGATTGAGTTGAGTCTAGGAGAGAGACCGATTAACCAACAATGGCAATACAAATAAATTGATGTTGTTCTGGGGTGAGTCTAGGATACGGTGGGGAGGGGGATATACCTAATTTATCCTGCAAGGATGTAGTCCTCCTTCCTGACCCAATCAGGATCTTTCTAAAGTGCAAGCCCAACAACTGGCACTTTGTGGCTTAAAAACATTCCATGACTCAGTCTAAAGGATTAAGTCCAAATTTCTTGGCCCTGGCATTCAAGGCCTGTCATCATTTTCAACACAGCCTGAGGATTCCTGCCTTAACTTTCCGTGCTCCCTACTTTACCCCCATGTTCCAGAGACGCTAGATATATCACTCCTTAAATGCATCAGAGCCTTTTTGAAGGGGATGTTTGGGAAGGGAATTAGGGGCAGAGGTAGGATTACAGGGAGGAAGATGACCAGAGTCAGCTAGAGAGAAAAGGGGCCTAAGAGTGGAGAACCAGAAGATGGGAGGtgaggaaggggaaagagaaggggaggaggaaattGGGTGGAGGAGGAGAGTAAGGATGAAAAGTACAgaatgtgggccaggcatggtggctcatgccagtaatcccagaatttgggaggccaaggcgggtggatcacttgaggtcaggagttcgagaccagcctggccaacatggtgaaacccagtctctactaaaaatacaaaaattagctgggcatggtggcaggcgcctgtagtcccagctactggggaggctgaagcaagcaaatcacttgaacctgggaggcggaggttgcagtgagcccagatcgcaccactgcactccagcctgggggacagagcgagactctgtctcaaacaacaacaacaacaacaacaacaacaacaacaacaacaactactactactactactactactactactactactactactactacaacAATGTGAAGGGACTGAGGGGTGGGAGAAAGACAGATGTCTTTGAGGGAAGAGGGCAAGGGCCGTTGGAGAAACCACCTACCCTCTGGGCTTTGGCTTGGTTGTTACAAGTCCTTAGGTCAAGACCTTGACTTAGGATGGCAGGGGGAGGTGTTGATCCTCAGGGAGGAAAGGCTCTTGGTTGTGGATGTGCCTCAGCTGCAGGTGCTGAGTGTTGAAATGCCTTGCCTGAAAGTCTGCTATCTGGGAAGGGGACTTGGATATCTGCAGAACTTCGCAAAGGAGCTCTGGCATGACCTGGGGAAGTGGGTAGGGACAAGGGGTCTAGGGCCAATGAGGGAGGGTCTTGACTGAAGCCTCCGGAACCCGGGCCAGGAGAGTAGGCGCCGGTCACCAGGGCAACCGGAACGCCTAGTAGTCTCCGTGGCAACGGCGGTCTGGTCACCTCCCCGGTGGGTAAGGTCTCCTGAGGGGCTTGCATTGGGCCTCGAGGGGGCGAGCCCAGAGGGTTTACTTCTGAAAAGTGGGGTGTGTGTTGCGGGATCTCTGTGAGCGAGTGTTTGGGTAGGATCTGCGGAGATCTGTGCGTACGTCCGGGGGAGTCTGGGATTGTGAGGATAGGGTTCCTTTGAGACATCTGTGGGGCGGTCGTTGGGGGCTGTGAGGATCTGAGGGGACCTCGGGCTCTGTGCTTGGGGTGAGAAAGGCAGGGTCTCGGGTAGCTGAGGCGGGGGCGGAGTCTGTGTGTCCTCGAAGCCCAGCAGGACTAAGTTGGGGACCAATAGAGTAGGGCGGGGGCGGGCTTTACTGACAGGGACCAATCGAGCCGGCCGGGGGGCGGGGCGTCACGCCGACGTCAAGTCGAGGCCGCCGCCGCGGGGCCTGGTTATCGCCGGTTCAGCGCAGCCCGGAGTCGCCCAGGCCTGAACTCCTACCCAGGTCCCCGGCCCCCGCCCCGGGCCCGCGAGGACACCGGAGGCCACCCCCCGGGGGTGGGGAGCGGAGCCGCGGGCCAGCTCTGCGAGCGCCCCGCGCTGGCCTgtccggccccgcccccgccccgggcCATGGCCCAGCCCTTGTCCCGGCCCCTCGTCCTATCCCAATCCCCGCCTTGGCCCCCAGCCCCGCCCTCGCCCCGCTTCCCACATcggccccagcccctgcctgggtCCCCATCCAGGACCCCCTTCCAGTCTCTGCCCCTGGCCTGGCCCCCATCCCGGCCTCGGCCCTCGTTCCACCCCCTGTCACAAATCCCAGCCCAGGCCCTGTCCCAGCCCCATTCCCAGTGTTTGCTTAAGGCCCTGGCTCAACCCCGTCCCTTGCTGCAGTCCCCATCACAGCCCTTCCTTCCATCCCACTCCCTGCCCTTGTTCAAGCCCCAGTGTCCAGCCCAGCCCAACCCATTATCTCAGCCTTTGCCCTCATCTCTGTGTTTACCCAAGTCTCTCCCTCTAGTCCCCCCTATCTCTCATACtctgcccctctcccagcctaGACTCAAGTCTGGGTTTCAGCTGCCGCCAGCCCtattgctgctgttgctgttctCTGTCCTTGGCCCAGGGGCTGGTGAGTGCAGAAGCAGGGAAGATTGAGGCAGGAATGGGGTTCCGGCAGGGAGGGGTGGGCTGGAGAGATTCAGGAGAGGTGGGACCTGGGGAACTAGATCATTGGGGAGCAAGTGGGAGAAATAGAGAGTAGAGAGGTCTTACACAACAGGGATTGGCAGGGTCAAAAGAGTGGTAATTAATTGGGTTTGAGGCTCAGCAGGTGGCTTACAGTTTCTAGCACAGAGACTCCAAGATTTTTTCTGGTGTCTGTCCTGACCCCACTTTGACTCTTGCTTTTCCAGGGAAATGTTGTGGGCTTTGCTCCTGCTCACAAAGTTTGATGGGGGAGAGACAGTCCCACACCAGAAGCCCCTAGTGTAGTGTGGGAATATATAGCCCAAACCTTTGAGATATTGGGCATGCATTCAAACGGCATGAAGAAGAGTTTTAAAGATAATATGTAGCAAATAGATGAATATGGATTAGTTGCCATTATAATGAGTTTTCTTCTTGTAATGATTCTTGTTCCAAAGAAGATTGATTTGCCTAGGAATAATTCCTGATACTTTTAGAGCAGGGCTGAAACTCGGAggctattttacagatggggaaactgaggctcagggagggagcAATTTGTCCAAAGTCAGAGAGCTTGTGAATGGCAGTGTGCTGGGGCTAGAAAAAAGGTTTCCTAATTCCTATTTCATActagtgtgtttttttttatccACTGCAATGTATACTTAATAGAAAAATAGACCCAAGTGGGGAAAGGCTCAAAGCATAACCTCCCTTCTCCCCGGTCTGCCCACAAGGGTGCTTTATCCACAAACTGTTCCTTATTTGCCAGGCGTCAGCCAAGGGCCACCCTCCGGTGGGGAAGTGACTTggacagaagagagagaggtccaattttttaatggttggaatgtgggaggaggagggggtgtCCTGGTCTAGGGGATGTGCCATGAAGATGGCTCCATCATGGAGTGACTGTAGTCTTCATGGCCCAAGTCTGTAGCCACCTCTGGTGGGTGTCACTCTAGATAGGATGGAGATGTGCCTGATGGAGTCTTTGGAAATAACAGCCAACAGAACAGCTGGGGGGTGGAGAATGGGTATCAGTGAGCTCTGGGGGCCTGGTTCAGTGTACAAACTTAAGGAGACGAATGCACGTGAAAGGTCACAACCCCTGCAGAGATGTCTGGTCacttatgtgtatgtgtgtaactGAGGGATTGTGGGGAGGCTGGCAGCATGTGTACATGCTTGTGTGTTGTTAAGTGTagacacgtgcatgtgtgtggggtGCATGTGAGCCAGTGTATCTTCTGAGCGCCTGTGTTATGGTATGAAGGGGAGGGGACATGTTGTGGCCCATGTACATTCCTCTtcagctctgcctcctcctcatATGGACAGATCACTGAAGCTGTGAATGGGGCTGGAGACCCTTTCTCAGCAGTTCCAAGGGTGAGGGCAGTGTTGCATGCCTCCCATAACGAATATAAGTTATCCATCCATCCCCAGCCAGTGCCTTTGAAGGAAGGAGCTGTGGAGGCACTCTGTGTTGATtactgctgctggcaaattggacaCTGGGCAGAGGCAGTAGCCAGTCAGGTTTTCAGTTTTGGTAAGGGGAAGTTTATGCTGTTGGGCCAAGTTCCTAGCTTCCATCCTCTGCCATCATGGCTTCTTCATGTGCCCATTGAGCAAGCATTGGGCTGGTGAGGGGAGCAGGGTGACCGACAGCCACAGAGCATATACAGCTGAAAGTTGTGGATAAAAACACTGTTGCCCAGAAGCAGGTTCAGGTGCTTTGGGGAGAATTGTAATGAAGTTGGAAAAGAGTACCAATACACCCAAATGGAGGCAGGGCTGCCTTTAGTGCTGTTAATAATGAATGCCTTGGCAATTTTGGACCAAAGTACAGGGTGCTCTGTGACCTAATGGTGGTGATGGGTTTTGTCTGAGGAGAGGCTGGCAGTGTCATAGGACCATCATGGCACAGGGCTGCACAGTGCTTATTGGTTGCTTCGGTTTCATTTCAGGAATGGAAGTTATCTCTTGGGTCTAGTGGTCCCACTCCTGATCCTTGGATCTTTTCCTTGGGCTTAGTTGAGGACTCACACGTGCCTTGCTATTCAAAAAAAAATGGGCTTTTATTCTACCTAGTGCTATTACTAGCAGGGCCAGCCTCAGCCTATGTGTGtaggtgtaggggtgtgtgtgtgtgtgtgtgtgtgtgtgtgtgtatgtgtatgtgtgtatggggtGGGTGATGGTCGGAATTACCCTAGCTTCATCATAGAAATATTGGGGAACCTGGAATAAGTTCATCTGAACTCGGTAAGGGCCTTACTCATGCTTCTTCTGGACACAGCTCTGGTAGGCCCTGTTCAAACCGCAAACCAAAGTTTGGAGTGAATGGGGCTGTGGACCCTTTCTCAAGCATCTGCCCTCAGAACTTCTTCCAAGTTCCTCCTAGCATTCCCAGCTGCTGCTCACTCCTTTATCTCACTGGCCTATTCTGTGACCTCTGTAGCCCCTGGCCACTGTGGGGATGGCTTAGCTAGTTCCCCAGTTCCCCAGGCCATACTGTGATCCTTTGAATTACAAGGATCTTTGTGCTTGTCTGTCCATGTTTCCCAAAGGTCATTAAACTGCTTTTCACCACTAGCCCTCATCTGAGGGTCTGCACCGAGGGACTGACCAACATTTCTCCTAACGGTAGCAATGGTTGATCAGATGACCCATCCCTGGTACCAGCTTTGAGGAGGATCAGCCCTTCCCTAACCCCAGCAGAAGGTGCGCTAGAGTTCTGATTTCTTCTAACAATAGTATCCAGGCTGTTCACCTCTTAGCCTTCTGCCTCCTACTTAGCACAGCTAGGGTTCCTAGGAAACCCGTCTCTTCCATCAGTCGGTCCCATTTCCCTTTATCCCTCTCGGCTGCATCTCTATCACTCTCTGAATGCTGCACTGGTAGCCTCTCTGGGTTCCTAGGCAGTGCTCAGCTTGCAAGGTGACAGGTTTTCCTTCCTGACAGTTGAGACTGATCATGTGGTCTGAACTGGACAGACTAGTCCTTGAGTGTAACCGTGGCCTCCAATGGCCCCCACCTATGTAGGGCAGCTCTCTGGGGTGACTCCTGGGGTTGCTCTGGTTCAGTGTTCGTCCTTCAGcagcctccccttccctttctttgttATTTCAAAAACACCTCATTTTTGGAGTTAATCTCTCCCATCTCCAGAGAGGGAGATGATTGGACTAGGTTAGCCCTGAGGGTATTTCCTGCTTGGCTGAAAATGCCCCTCCAGAGTAGTCCTTATTCCAGCCCCGGGTCTGTCCTGAAGCTGCTGAGTTCCCCACCTTCTCACCTGTCCTGGAGGTGTCATCTTGGGCTTCTTTTCTGGCTGGTCCGAAGTCTCCAGAGCAGTCAGATTCCCTAGAGGTTTACTTTGAGAGACCTTGCCTGCCATTTGGGACCCTCTTCCCCTGTCTGCTACTGGTTGCCTCCACTGTGACAGCTATTCTAGTCCCTTGCCTGGCTAGCTGCTGACACAACTTCTGCTCACCTTGGCTCTGCTCCTGACAATCATGATCAGGTATCTTGGCATTTTAATGAGGGATGACcacttcctccccacctcccaactCGGCCTGCTCTGAATATTCCCAAGGGGCTTGAAATCCACTGGGTCACTAACTCACTGCCTCACTGGGCTTCCCTTTGGGGGAACATTCCCCCGGCCCCCACCTACTAGCTGTGCATTCTGACCTGGGAGGCCTGATGACTCTCCTTTCCTGGGGACTCTCATGGTGGCCTGCCAGCTCCTGTCCTTGCTTTTGCCACCCAAGCAGGCCCCTGGCAGCCGTACCAcactttcccctcccctctcctgccctgaGCCAGTATACAGGCAGCGCTTGTGAGGCTGCTGAGGGTTTTTACTGCTCCTAACCACAGGGGaacagaaaggggaagaaaatcaacaaggaagtTACACAGTTCCATGCTGACTCCCAAGCCCCACAGGTGGAGTTTCAGCCTGCTCAGTGGCTTAAGACGCCATgccaaaatacacacacacacacacacacacacacacacacacacacaccttccacACATCTGTTTTTTTTAGGTTTGGTAAGTGGAGAAAATGGCTCCTAAGTGAGGAGGCAGCTGTGAAGTCAAAGGGTCTTAGTTTTGGATTTAGAGAGAGCTAGGTTTGCATCCTCAGTTTGGTCTAggtttgagcctcagtttccttatctgtaaaaggagggtttttttgtttttgtttttgtttttttttaaataagattaacGTAAGGATTAAACCAGATGATGGCTAGGTTTCAGATCTGCAGCCTGAAACCCAGTTCCTGGCTCAGAGGAGAGCATTTGTGGAGTTGATGCTATTGGTGAGGAAGACTGGCATGCCTGTTGCTTAATGGAAATGCCCTCTGTCCTGCCctgctcctttctctctctcctgcttcccagGAGGCCTTTTCCTGACTGATTACTCCACCTGCTCACCCCGCAAGCTGAGTCCTTTCCGCTCCTTTGCCAGCACCGAGCTCTTCCACTTCCATGTTCCTGAGGACACATTCCTGGCTGTTTGGAACCTCATCATCTTCAAGGAGCAAGGGGGAACTTTTGGGGACCACTGCCCAGACCAAAGTGTGACTGTGTGAGTGTCTGAGTTAATTTCCCAACCCCACTTCCAATCCCTGACCACTTTCCAGACTAAAGTGTGACTTTAACTGACCTCCCGACCCTGACCCCAACCCGCGTCCAGATTGAAGTGTGACTGAGTGAGGGCCATGACCTCTGTCACATGACCACTTCCGGACTACTGTATGACTGTGCAAGTGCTTGAGCTGATCTCTCACCTGTGGCCCCTGACCTGGAACCACTTTGTTGAATGTGTCAGTATAGGGAATCTATTTGTTTTATCGGTGAAGagtgacagttc comes from the Homo sapiens chromosome 9, GRCh38.p14 Primary Assembly genome and includes:
- the FAM221B gene encoding protein FAM221B, whose product is MEAHEIIEEPHITMDAEKHPPSKDPSAEDLQENHISESFLKPSTSETPLEPHTSESPLVPSPSQIPLEAHSPETHQEPSISETPSETPTYEASLDSPISVVPEKHLTLPPQSRDYVCLSSSDTLKEDLSSESSSNEVPWTRRSTHLSESESLPEHCLSGPSSQVQVDTTEKQEEEAGEVEKGVDASDSTAHTAQPGHQLGNTARPVFPARQTELVEVAKAMHREEFGAQVNNLFQWEKDAALNAIQTGLYIGWRCPHYLWDCFRIGDESRCFCGHLLREHRIISDISVPCKVSQCRCFMFCFIPSRPEEVGEFWLKRRATFDPKAWRAQCRCKHSHEEHAATGPHPCRHHGCCCGCFESNFLCAACDRRWEEHETFFDTQKTRQRGGRPRGTDTVSNWHRPL
- the FAM221B gene encoding protein FAM221B isoform X2, translating into MEAHEIIEEPHITMDAEKHPPSKDPSAEDLQENHISESFLKPSTSETPLEPHTSESPLVPSPSQIPLEAHSPETHQEPSISETPSETPTYEASLDSPISVVPEKHLTLPPQSRDYVCLSSSDTLKEDLSSESSSNEVPWTRRSTHLSESESLPEHCLSGPSSQVQVDTTEKQEEEAGEVEKGVDASDSTAHTAQPGHQLGNTARPVFPARQTELVEVAKAMHREEFGAQVNNLFQWEKDAALNAIQTGLYIGWRCPHYLWDCFRIGDESRCFCGHLLREHRIISDISVPCKVSQCRCFMFCFIPSRPEEVGEFWLKRRATFDPKAWRAQCRCKHSHEEHAATGPHPCRHHGCCCGCFESNFLCAACDRRWEEHETFFDTQKTRQRGGRPRGEAETWDRGPFQGL
- the FAM221B gene encoding protein FAM221B isoform X1; the protein is MEAHEIIEEPHITMDAEKHPPSKDPSAEDLQENHISESFLKPSTSETPLEPHTSESPLVPSPSQIPLEAHSPETHQEPSISETPSETPTYEASLDSPISVVPEKHLTLPPQSRDYVCLSSSDTLKEDLSSESSSNEVPWTRRSTHLSESESLPEHCLSGPSSQVQVDTTEKQEEEAGEVEKGVDASDSTAHTAQPGHQLGKKKKKKGVSCNTARPVFPARQTELVEVAKAMHREEFGAQVNNLFQWEKDAALNAIQTGLYIGWRCPHYLWDCFRIGDESRCFCGHLLREHRIISDISVPCKVSQCRCFMFCFIPSRPEEVGEFWLKRRATFDPKAWRAQCRCKHSHEEHAATGPHPCRHHGCCCGCFESNFLCAACDRRWEEHETFFDTQKTRQRGGRPRGEAETWDRGPFQGL